The Alkalibaculum bacchi genomic interval TATACGGAATGACTGATCCAATAGCAGATATGCTTACAAGAATTAGGAATGCGAACAATGCAAAACATGATACAGTAGAGATTCCAGCATCTAATGAAAAGAAAGCAATTGCAAAGATTTTATTAGAAGAGGGATTCATTAAAAATGTTGAGTATATAGATGACAATCTTCAAGGCATTATTAAAATTGCTTTGAAATATGGTGCGAACAAAGAACGTATCATCACTGGTATTAAGAGGATTTCTAAACCAGGTTTAAGAGTATACAGCAATAAAGAAGAATTGCCAAAAGTACTAAATGGCTTAGGAATCGCAATTATTTCAACATCTAAGGGTGTTGTGACGGACAAAGTTGCTAGAAAAGCAGGCGTAGGCGGAGAAGTGCTTTGTTACGTTTGGTAATAGTATTATTTGATTAGGAGGTGCTAGTATGTCTAGAATAGGAAGATTACCTATAACAATTCCATCAGGGGTTACGATTGATATGAATGACGGTGTAGTTACTGTTAAAGGACCTAAAGGTCAACTTACAAAAGAATTTCACCCTGATATGAAAATTGAGCTAAATGAACAAGAATTAACTGTGTCAAGACCTTCTGATAAGAAAGAACACAGATCGTTACACGGCTTGACAAGATCACTTATAAATAACATGGTTGTAGGTGTAACAAATGGTTTTGAGAAAAAACTTGAAATCAATGGCGTAGGATACAGAGCTGCAAAGCAAGGAAATAAATTGACTTTAAGCCTTGGTTACTCACATCCAGTAGAAATGATTGATCCAGATGGTGTTAGTACAGCAGTAGAAGGTACAAATAAAATCACTGTTTCTGGAATCGATAAAGAAGCGGTAGGTTTACATGCTGCAAATATCAGAAGCAAAAGAGCTCCTGAGCCATATAAAGGTAAAGGTATTAAATATGCGGATGAAGTAATCAGACGTAAAGAAGGTAAAACAGGCAAGAAGTAAGAAGGAGTGAATCCAGTATGATTAAAAAGCCAATAAAAAATAAAGTAAGAAAAGGTAGACATAAAAGACTGAGATATAAAATCAGCGGAACTACTCAAAAACCTCGTTTAAATGTCTTCAGAAGTAACTCGAATATTTACGCTCAAATTATTGATGACGTAAACGGAGCTACTTTAGTTGCTGCTTCTTCTCTTGATAAAGATCTAAAAGGTACTTTAGAATCCCTTAATCATAAAGAAGTAGCAAAGGCTGTTGGCAAAGCTATTGGTGAAAAAGCAGTGTCTAAAGGCATTGAGTCAGTAGTATTTGATCGTGGTGGTTATATATACCACGGACGAGTTAAAGAACTTGCAGACGGAGCAAGAGAAGCAGGACTTAAATTCTAGGAAAAGGAGGTTAATTATGCAAAAGCAATTAATTGATGCGA includes:
- the rpsH gene encoding 30S ribosomal protein S8; translated protein: MTDPIADMLTRIRNANNAKHDTVEIPASNEKKAIAKILLEEGFIKNVEYIDDNLQGIIKIALKYGANKERIITGIKRISKPGLRVYSNKEELPKVLNGLGIAIISTSKGVVTDKVARKAGVGGEVLCYVW
- the rplF gene encoding 50S ribosomal protein L6 translates to MSRIGRLPITIPSGVTIDMNDGVVTVKGPKGQLTKEFHPDMKIELNEQELTVSRPSDKKEHRSLHGLTRSLINNMVVGVTNGFEKKLEINGVGYRAAKQGNKLTLSLGYSHPVEMIDPDGVSTAVEGTNKITVSGIDKEAVGLHAANIRSKRAPEPYKGKGIKYADEVIRRKEGKTGKK
- the rplR gene encoding 50S ribosomal protein L18; the protein is MIKKPIKNKVRKGRHKRLRYKISGTTQKPRLNVFRSNSNIYAQIIDDVNGATLVAASSLDKDLKGTLESLNHKEVAKAVGKAIGEKAVSKGIESVVFDRGGYIYHGRVKELADGAREAGLKF